TCGGTGAGACCGGCCGAGAGTACCGTCGAGCGCAGGAGAGCCAGCTCCTCCTGCCAAAGCTGAGTCGAACATTCCGAAGTTTGAAAACGGCTGCAACGACCGCAACCGAGCGCAAAAAAATCGGTTATCGAATTAATGCCCATCCGCTTCTCTCGTGGTTGACCTATCTTGACAATCGGTGTATTTTATCTCTATGAAGCGTCTTCTTGTTTTGGTTGCAGCGAGCTCCACTCTCGCAAATTCAGCGGTCGCGGTCCCGGTTATGACTGCATTTGATCCTGCGGTTCATGGGTTCAACTTTGCAAACACGTTTAACAACGACTTTATCCCGTCGGTCGATTGGACAACCGGCGGTCTGTGCGGAGGAATGTGTTACGCAGCGATGGATCACTTCAACGATGGCCGACGGCGACTCCCGCAGCAATGGTGGCGGCCGGCGACCGGATCGGAAATGGAGGAGTACATCTACAGTTGCCAGACGACTAGTACCGTCAGAAACCTTGACCGTTGGGCGGAAGTCGGACATAACCCTGGGGGAGCCAGGGACAGCGAGTTTTTCACTTGGGGAATCAAAGACCGAATTCCGGAGCTGAGACGGAAGATCGATGCAGGAACTCCCGCCATCATCGGCCTCCAAGGGCACGACAACGGTAGTCACCAAGTGGTTGTGATCGGCTATGACATGGGTGCGTATCGAGGCGATGGAACCGGCCCCATCGGCGACTTCAAACTGATTTGCTATGATCCGAACTACCCTGGACGAACAACGGTGATTCGCCCCGACCCGGCGCGAAAACTGTTTGAGTATGAAAGCCCCCATGCGCGCAGCGGCGGGCGTTCGGACAAGCTGTATCGCACCTGGTTTGTTGACACGAAATACACCGCTGGAAGGGTTCGAAGTGGATTGCCGATGAACGATTTCCCCAGAGACGGCTCCGTTCGAGGGGTGTTGCTGGAGTTTCAAACCGGTGACGACGACCTGCGTGGTGACAAGGAAGCGGGAGCGAGAAGCTTTATTTCAGCCCGTTTGCGTTTCAGAGGTGCCCCCGAGTTGAACGTTCCTAACATCAGTCGCACGGCTCGGTGGATCGGCGGCTATGGCCAGACAGTCTTTATTCCTTATCCATCCGGAGTCTCCGCTGGGCAACTCGCAAGCCTTCAAATCACGCAGACGAGTACTGGCGGGATTAGCCGAGACAACTGGACCATGAAGAGTCTAAAGGTGAAGGAAGTCGGTCGCCGAGCCGATGGATCGAGCTTTGAAAACCAGATTATCGACCAGGGGCAGAACCGCTTTGACGGTGCGAATCCGGGGCTGACTATGGAGCTCGACGTGCCTTCGGCAAGCGGACGAACTCGAGAAGTTTTGCTTGACTTTGGCACCGGAAACGATGACCTACGTGGAGGGAATGACAACTTGGACGTCATCGTGGACTTCACTAGTGGAGGATCGCAAACCTTTACCAATGTGAACCGCGGTGTGCAATGGGGCAACTATTCCACCAATCCGATCACCCTCCGGCTTAGCGGAGACGTGACCCTGGATGGGCCGCGACAGATCCGCCAGATTCGGCTGAGAACCACGTCGGGCGGTGGAGTTGGCGGCGACAACTGGACGATGGATACTTGCTGGGTTCACCTCAACATCAATAATCGCCGTGTGCTTTACGGACTTTCCGGTCAACATCGGTTCACCGGGGTCACGAACTCCGCCTTAGTCAAACCGTTGAAAATGATCCCAACGGGTCAGGTGCAGCTGCTTCATCTCATCTTTGACTCTGGCGGAGACGATCTGCGTGGGGGCAACGACAATCTCAAGGTTAAGGTGTTTACGCGAGGAGGTGGGAACCCCGAGTTTGTGAATGTGAATGCGGGAGTTACTTGGCCGGGAGAAAAGCGATCCAACGTCACCGTCTGGTTACCGTCTGCGGTGAGTCCGGAAGACGTTCTTCGCATAGAGTTGGAGACGAACAACAATACGAACGATAACTGGGATCTGAAGAACTTGGAAGTTTGGGCAAGGGGCGCTGCCGAGCCGGTCAAGATGTTTGAGAAGGCGAACTTTCGATTCAGCTCGGTCGATTACAAACTCGTGCTGCGAAGGTTACGTGCCCGGTGATGATTCGTTCATTTGAAATAACCAGTATGAGGCGATAGACCCATAGTCGAGGTTGTCCCCGAGGAACCCTAACAAAGTGGTGTAGATTTTTTAAGTCGCACTGCGATGCAGTTCCGATGGGAGAGATGTGAAACTAGGGATAAAGGCGATTCAGCTCGTTTTTGGAGTACTTTTATTGTCGACTGCCGCGATGGCTCAGCGGCCCGTTGCACCAGCACTCAATAGCAATCCGGGTGCAAGATACACGGTATTTCTCAATTTCACTGGGTTCAATTACAACGGAACTTGGGCAGGAAAGACGCCTGGGAATGTGCCTGCATACACCACAGATGCAGACGCAACAACGTTTACAACAGGTGAGATCAACAACATCCGTGAAATCTGGGCTCGAACAAGCCAGAAGTACATCGGCATGAACATCAACGTGACGACCGTCGATCCTGCTCCGACGGGCTTGACAGACGCCCAACGACAGACCTGGTATGACAATAAGCAGTACATGACCCATGCAATGATCGGTGGATCCAACGCTTGGTACGGCGCGGCGGGCGGCGTTTCTTATGTTGGAGTGGCGAAGTCAGCAACATTAACCAGCGGTCAGCGGACGAACTGGACATTTCCTGCTGGTGGCTCGGGAACTTCACCGCAGAGTTGTACTGCTGCTTGCGCCCACGAGATTGGTCACCACTTAGGGTTGAGCCACCAGAAAGATGAATCGAACGGAGCTGCCTATAGTAACAACAATGGTGCAACAGGCAACGGTAGCTACGCTCCGCTTATGGGGACCAGCTACGTTTCCCAGCGAGGAACTTGGCGTCAAGGAGCGACATCCGGTACGACAACAAATGCAAATGATGTGGCGGTTCTCATGAGCCAGCTGAATATGGGTGCACCCCTCGACAGCGGATGGGGTCATACAATGGGAACGGCCTCGATCATGCCTGTTAACTCGGACGGTACCGTTAATACTGCGCTTTCGAAAGGATGGATCATGCCCAAAGCATCGACAGGGTACAGCGCTGTCGGTGAAGCCAGCTATACGACTGACTGGTTTAAGTTCGGCTCCCTCGGTGGCGCCGTGAGTTTGACCGCTAATGACGGAACCTCCTTCCTGCAAAACGGAGTTGCAGATCCCGGTGCGACGATGCGGTCAGTTCTTAGGATTTTCAGTTCCACTGGCGCACTGGTCGGAACTGCTATTGAAGATGCAACAACTCTAAAACGGACATGGAGCGGAAACCTTGCCTTTGGCGAGTACTATGCGCAGGTAGCCAGCTATGGCGACTACATCTCGCCTTACGAACCCAACTCGCGCTACTTCAACATGGGTGGCTACTTCCTGTCTGGTACCGGTCTAGCTCCGGTTCCTGAACCTGCGACGATGATCGGCCTTGCGGTTGGCCTTGGAGCCTTGGCTCGACGGCGGCGGAAGAAGTAAACACATTGGAGGGTAAAACCCTCCAATGCAAAAGCTCACCCCTTTCATCTGGCTGAACGGTACCGCCGAAGAAGCCTGCAAGTTTTACACGTCTCTCCTTCCGGGCTCGAACTTCGTCATAGCGATGCCCGGACTCGAGGGTATTCCCCTTATGGTCACGTTGATAGTACAAGGGCAGTCGATTAACTTTATGAACTACCCGACGGAGTTCCGTCTGACTCCCGCGTTTTCGTTCCAACTCGACTGCGAGGATCAAGCCGAAGTTGACCGCGTTTGGGAGGCGATGCTGGACGGAGGAACGACGATGGCTTGTGGATGGATCACCGACAGATTCGGCCTTACGTGGCAGGTGATCCCGCGTAGATTTATGGAGCTACTTTCCATAGGCACTCCGGCGCAGGTTGAAGCGGTCATGGGGGCAATGCAGCAGATGATTAAGCTCGAAGTCGGGCCGCTTGAAGTAGCATTCGAAGCCGCGCGCTAGCTCCACATTTGGGCAAGGTGGGCGTAGAGAGGGATGCCAATCACGAGGTTGAAGGGGAAGGTCACGACGATTGCCCCGGTGAGGTAGAGGCCGGGGTCGGCATCGGGTAAGGCGATCCGAACCGCCGCAGGAGCTGCGATGTAGGACGCGCTTGCCGCCATCGCACCGAGCACTCCGGCTCCGCCCGGCGATAAACCAGCCATATGCCCGATGACTACACCGAGGCAGCCGTTGAGCAGCGGAATCGTGGTTCCAAAAACGATCAAGAACAGAGATCGGCTTTTGAGGGCCTTGGCTCGTTCGCCAGCGACTAATCCCATTTCGAGGAGGAAGATCGTGAGGGCTCCTTTGAACAGATCTCCGAAGAGGGGGGAAATCTGCTCGTAGCCCTTAGCTCCGCTGATCAGACCGATGGCGATGCCGCCAATGAGAAGGATGAGGGCGCGCCCGGTGAGAAGCTCATGGACCAGCGGCCCGAGGTTGCTGTCGGACTGCTTCCGGACGACCAGATAGAGCGCGAAGAGAATCGCCGGGACTTCGAGGACCGCAACCAGGGCAGGCATGAACCCTTCGGCTGGGAGATTGTTCGTAACTGCAAACTGGGTGGCGGCAATGAAGGTCACCGCGGATACCGAGCCGTAGTGGGCGGCCAATGCAGAAGCATTGACGCGATCGATCTTGCCTAGCTTCCTGGCCGCCATGTAGGCTAACCAAGGGGTCAGAAGGCTGAGAAAACACGTTGCGAGGACCGGCTTCCACAGCTCGGCGATGGTGCATTTAGATAGCGCTACTCCGCCCTTGAGTCCAATTGCAAAGAGAAGGTAGATCGAGAGAGATGTGTACAGCCCTTGCGGGAGATCAAGATCGCTCTTCAACAGAACCGCCACAAACCCAAGGACAAACGCCAGAACCATGGGCGAGAGGAGGTTTGATGTGATGAGTTCGACGGAGTTCATGCTTGGCGGCGACTTACAGATTACTTGAGTCGATCACTGATCAGAGAGTTGCCGTCAGCGTATCCTCTAAATAGGCATCAAAGTTCGACTGAGATCGTGGGTTGTAAACATGTTTGATCCATGCCTCACGCTCGTGGGCTTGAACGGCGAGCTCCCAGACACAGACGCTGGTGCCGGTAGCATCAATTGACTGCCAGCGCGGTTCTTCGCCGTGTGCAGAGACCCAGACCCTGTGGTTCAGCATGTTTTCTCCGACCCAATAGTCGCAGAGTAGAAACACGGCGTCGGCACCAACGTGGATCATTGCAAAACCCATTCCGTAGTTTTCCAAACTGTTCCAGTCGGTTCCAGCGACGATGAAGGGCCCCCGGTTTGCATGTAGGTGTTCATCGAGGATCGGCAAAGCAGATGCAACCATTGAGCGAGGTTCAAAGCTGCTCACGGCGGCTCGAAGCGAGTACAACTTGATTCGCCAGTCGCCGAGCGATTCGACTCCAAGAAAGGTAATTGGTCGCGGGACGTACGGTTTCATCGCTTGAGCACTCGAATCGTTGAGGCAGGATGCTTTTCTAGTTCGGCCGCTGGCCTTATCGGACGTCTGACGAACTCCCCGCCGCAATTTGGGCAGATTCCTTCGAGCGGGCCGGAGACGCACTCGGAGCAAAAGGTGCACTCGAACGAACAGATCATTGCCTCTTGTGACTCGGGTGGCAAATCGCGATCACATCGTTCACAGTTCGGCCTTATTTCGAGCATATTCTTCGCGCTCCTGTTGCTCCATCAGAGCTTCCATCCGCTTGTCCGGAACGATCCATATGAGCGCAACTAGGAAGTAGCATGCCACCGACACCGGCGTGAATATCCACGCCATGGGTAGAGCGATGAAGTAGATCAGAAGAGAGAGCTTCTCCTTTCGCGCTTCCCCAATTGCTTCCGCCAAAACGCCACACTCTTTTTCGTAGCGAATGATCGCCTTTTCCAGGATGGTGTACGCAATAGCAGAAAGAAACAGCACCAATCCGAACGAGAAAGTTGGGAGCGCCGCAAAAGATGTTGCGCCCATCCAAGAGTTGCAGAAGGGGACCAGCGAGAGCCAGAACAGGAGATGAAGGTTTGCCCACATGACGCTTCCATTTACAAACCGAGTGGTTTGGAGAAGGTGATGGTGATTGTTCCAATAGATGCCGAGCATCGCAAAGCAGAGAACATAACTGAGAAA
The DNA window shown above is from Armatimonadota bacterium and carries:
- a CDS encoding reprolysin-like metallopeptidase, producing MKLGIKAIQLVFGVLLLSTAAMAQRPVAPALNSNPGARYTVFLNFTGFNYNGTWAGKTPGNVPAYTTDADATTFTTGEINNIREIWARTSQKYIGMNINVTTVDPAPTGLTDAQRQTWYDNKQYMTHAMIGGSNAWYGAAGGVSYVGVAKSATLTSGQRTNWTFPAGGSGTSPQSCTAACAHEIGHHLGLSHQKDESNGAAYSNNNGATGNGSYAPLMGTSYVSQRGTWRQGATSGTTTNANDVAVLMSQLNMGAPLDSGWGHTMGTASIMPVNSDGTVNTALSKGWIMPKASTGYSAVGEASYTTDWFKFGSLGGAVSLTANDGTSFLQNGVADPGATMRSVLRIFSSTGALVGTAIEDATTLKRTWSGNLAFGEYYAQVASYGDYISPYEPNSRYFNMGGYFLSGTGLAPVPEPATMIGLAVGLGALARRRRKK
- a CDS encoding VOC family protein, translated to MQKLTPFIWLNGTAEEACKFYTSLLPGSNFVIAMPGLEGIPLMVTLIVQGQSINFMNYPTEFRLTPAFSFQLDCEDQAEVDRVWEAMLDGGTTMACGWITDRFGLTWQVIPRRFMELLSIGTPAQVEAVMGAMQQMIKLEVGPLEVAFEAAR
- a CDS encoding sodium-dependent bicarbonate transport family permease, whose translation is MNSVELITSNLLSPMVLAFVLGFVAVLLKSDLDLPQGLYTSLSIYLLFAIGLKGGVALSKCTIAELWKPVLATCFLSLLTPWLAYMAARKLGKIDRVNASALAAHYGSVSAVTFIAATQFAVTNNLPAEGFMPALVAVLEVPAILFALYLVVRKQSDSNLGPLVHELLTGRALILLIGGIAIGLISGAKGYEQISPLFGDLFKGALTIFLLEMGLVAGERAKALKSRSLFLIVFGTTIPLLNGCLGVVIGHMAGLSPGGAGVLGAMAASASYIAAPAAVRIALPDADPGLYLTGAIVVTFPFNLVIGIPLYAHLAQMWS
- a CDS encoding DUF1272 domain-containing protein, translating into MLEIRPNCERCDRDLPPESQEAMICSFECTFCSECVSGPLEGICPNCGGEFVRRPIRPAAELEKHPASTIRVLKR
- a CDS encoding TMEM175 family protein, which codes for MTTNRLEAFSDGVIAIIITIMVLEFKVPHGNSLADLIPLKAVFLSYVLCFAMLGIYWNNHHHLLQTTRFVNGSVMWANLHLLFWLSLVPFCNSWMGATSFAALPTFSFGLVLFLSAIAYTILEKAIIRYEKECGVLAEAIGEARKEKLSLLIYFIALPMAWIFTPVSVACYFLVALIWIVPDKRMEALMEQQEREEYARNKAEL